Proteins from a genomic interval of Candidatus Gracilibacteria bacterium:
- a CDS encoding S-layer homology domain-containing protein: protein MKNSLKKMKKIFLSLFFLAYFCIPFPSRVFAASETVSCNSTTLNQATLDGYIGDDVTFTDGGDGICIFTGTLSAASVTVNTGVTLTHNATGFDKDPGEGVLMAGLEITTTGDFTIQSGAYVNVNYKGCQGSNSDGYGPNAVTGVCTIRTTGYGKTDKGGAAYGGTGGAGSGGASSTYGDQTAPILFGSGGDSDSGTAPSGGGKVQLNVGGVLTVNGSISANGEANTYYFAGGGSGGSVYITTGTLTGSGTISANGGNGYGNGGGGGGGRAAVYYGSNSFSLTSLTVAGGTGVGYSAGANGTTYIVDQTNNDLYVTSGLGLANGATYSFRDIIVSSGALITDDVGATTATIAATRNISFTSSTITIDSLTALNMSAGGAITFAGTTMTGWTPTNGNSGLTFNITSANSVTLSSSSSIQASSVWTATTVTLDSGTSINTNFLGCPGGLSNGFGPNASTGFCAVTTTGYGKNDKGGAAYGGIGGGGSGGASAIYGDQTAPTLIGSGGDTDCGAVPYAVGGGKVQITTSGTTTVNGSISANGKTYTGCHSGGGSGGSVYITTATLTGSGTVSANGGNGYGNGGGGGGGRVAIYYGTTDFNFSNVTATGGTLAGSGVNGANGTTYIVDQTNNDLYVTSGLGLANGATYSFRDIIVSSGALITDDVGATTATIAATRNISFTSSTITIDSLTALNMSAGGAITFAGTTMTGWTPTNGNSGLTFNITSANSVTLSSSSSIQASSVWTATTVTLDSGTSINTNFLGCPGGLSNGFGPNASTGFCAVTTTGYGKNDKGGAAYGGIGGGGSGGASAIYGDQTAPTLIGSGGDTDCGVVPYAVGGGRVQITTSGTTTVNGSISANGKTYTGCNGGGGSGGSVYITSGTLTGTGSISTTGGNGYGDGGGAGGGRVAIYYGTTDFNFSNATATGGTKVGSGVNGANGTVYTIQTVSLSSIAITDNSGYTNDSTPAIAITKSGATPTHIAFSCNAGSNWSDWIAYPDDDVVNDDDGPVFDITNGATGCSATNELKTISAKIKNDTSTSSTVSDTTTYDTVAPTVSNVTATNANGTYGVDTVILATVQFDNSMVVTGMPQLQLDFNGTDRQANYSTVSTDTLSFTYTIVNGDNKTDLDYTGTGALTFNSGTIKDLAGNTATLTLPTPGAASSLGANKDINISTNQTPTAASATGTKLTNGSGNVTVSFIADDPDDDDTLQALVEYNVGAGWQKATLSEIGGNITATYGTVNVENDNAYQVGNASGYITSSSGANTISVIWNSKTDVPTASTASVQIRVTPYDGIEAGSAVSSSTFIVDNVSPTSLSTFAVPGSTLNSISLSWISATDTYFNHYEIWYGTNSLDVDNRTGTALEWDNSDDGALTTATTTGTTITAGISEDLTYYLKIWAIDNYGNEITLAAISRSTNTTPRSLANFIASATTSSTITWTWTSAVDANFNHYEIWYGTNSDDVIGRTGTAVEWDADNDATLTTATTATTTITGLSEDTTYYAKIFAIDNNSNEATLSVSTGNNNGKPTLSGVSLVQLTDGTGDVTVSFTANDLDWNNVSALVEYNVGSGWQKATLSEEGSDVTATYGTPAVENDNTYQVGNAGGYIVTGSGANTVTVVWLSGTDVSTTNTATAQVRITPYDTIEPGAMVASDNSTIDNVDPVGLATFERTGTTFSTLVLSWTAITSEFGFNHYEIWYGTNADDVIGRTGTAFEWDQTDDANLSTMATVGTTLTGLSESTTYYVKIFALDNMGNEMTLDSLTTFTNTRPVVSSASAMETTDGSGEVTLTIIGSDANSEDLEYLVEYNTGAGWEKATLSEMTEDTIVEYGVSPMVENDNARQVGTDGSPIPGNAGPNTLTVIWLAGTDEPDVEIANVQFRVTPYDGNENGGATTSEAFALDTYDPQNLTMFVVGSFTGTTVTWTWSAVTDTNFNHYEIWYSSTQSDAENRSGTAMEWDSVDDVTLASAETATTTITGLVANDTYYFKLFSLDDFGNESASVTRSNTMNSAPSVSTTTATFPTTGTGEVTISTTLSDAEANNVQLLVEYNIGSGWEKATLSTEAGDLTNTRGTVPTLANTDPRQLSGISTTGGSNVLTFVWLSKIDEPSADTSTAQIRVTPYDGSMEGSAMASSEFIIDNAAPSGLWGLMLDGTGDRIDVTWVSVLDSHFSMYEIQYSSNGGAYTVFNAVQDATLATAETSSVWISTLTTSSGNSYNVNLYALDTYGNRSGPLSGTLNIGGSGTTTGPGGGSNGGGGHSSSHTETIETVVDIIPEIEVPQEEETIPPEDTAPENVEITGSNPSTSLNEIVDNLGTIIPEDLTWAESTLKNFGEMDLIQTIYSSSDPLQLLIFNFFFQPFGGLSRMEVLQLSMLTFMGEDLGQELQISMVSGISIFSDAEQNLTDIPYLNIAFEHGVISGYPDKTFRPTQEATRAEALKMLLLSSGVRIVIDSSQGLLAQFNLEKNPFSDMSLNDWYAPYVLYAYKKGIINGYGDGTFKGNQMISRAEFSKILTNLYEQAVNTHATAKVRVPRIVIPMLN from the coding sequence ATGAAAAATTCCTTAAAAAAGATGAAAAAAATTTTTCTTTCTCTTTTCTTTTTAGCATATTTTTGTATCCCGTTTCCGTCTCGTGTTTTCGCGGCAAGCGAAACGGTTTCTTGTAATTCCACAACTTTAAATCAGGCCACTTTAGATGGTTATATTGGAGATGATGTAACTTTTACGGATGGCGGGGATGGAATTTGTATTTTTACAGGTACTTTGAGCGCGGCTTCGGTTACAGTAAATACTGGTGTCACTTTAACTCATAACGCTACAGGGTTTGATAAAGATCCCGGTGAGGGTGTTTTAATGGCAGGGCTTGAAATTACAACGACCGGGGATTTCACAATTCAATCAGGGGCGTATGTTAATGTGAATTATAAAGGATGCCAAGGGAGCAATAGTGATGGCTATGGTCCAAATGCCGTAACGGGTGTTTGCACAATTAGGACTACCGGATATGGTAAAACGGACAAGGGTGGTGCGGCTTACGGTGGAACCGGAGGTGCCGGTAGCGGCGGGGCTTCGTCTACTTATGGAGATCAAACAGCTCCAATACTTTTTGGTTCGGGTGGCGATTCCGATTCCGGCACAGCTCCATCCGGGGGAGGGAAAGTCCAACTTAATGTGGGGGGTGTTTTAACGGTTAATGGTTCTATTTCGGCCAATGGTGAAGCTAATACGTATTATTTTGCCGGAGGAGGCTCCGGCGGTTCGGTTTATATAACAACTGGGACTTTAACCGGAAGTGGGACGATTTCCGCTAATGGAGGGAACGGTTATGGGAATGGAGGTGGAGGTGGCGGTGGTAGAGCGGCAGTTTATTATGGTTCTAATTCTTTTAGCTTAACAAGTTTAACCGTTGCTGGGGGTACTGGAGTGGGGTATTCAGCCGGTGCAAACGGGACCACCTACATCGTTGATCAAACAAACAATGATTTATATGTTACGTCCGGACTTGGACTTGCAAATGGGGCAACTTATTCTTTTAGAGACATTATTGTAAGCAGTGGCGCCCTTATCACTGATGATGTTGGTGCTACAACGGCCACGATCGCGGCCACGCGCAATATTTCTTTCACTTCCTCGACTATTACAATTGATAGTTTGACGGCTCTCAATATGTCGGCCGGTGGGGCTATAACCTTTGCGGGGACAACAATGACGGGATGGACGCCAACAAATGGCAATTCGGGACTTACTTTTAATATTACAAGTGCGAATAGCGTTACTCTTTCAAGTTCTTCCAGTATTCAAGCCAGTTCGGTTTGGACGGCTACGACTGTTACTTTGGATAGCGGCACATCAATCAATACCAATTTCTTGGGATGTCCGGGTGGGCTAAGCAATGGATTTGGCCCAAATGCAAGTACGGGTTTTTGTGCGGTTACCACAACCGGGTATGGCAAGAATGATAAGGGTGGTGCGGCTTACGGTGGAATCGGAGGTGGAGGGAGCGGGGGAGCTTCAGCCATATATGGGGATCAAACGGCGCCAACCCTCATTGGATCCGGAGGGGATACTGATTGTGGAGCAGTACCTTATGCGGTAGGAGGAGGAAAGGTTCAAATTACTACTTCCGGCACTACAACCGTGAATGGATCCATCTCAGCTAATGGTAAAACTTATACGGGTTGTCACAGTGGCGGCGGTTCGGGTGGTTCGGTTTATATAACAACGGCGACTTTAACCGGAAGCGGCACAGTTTCTGCTAATGGAGGAAATGGTTATGGTAATGGAGGTGGCGGTGGAGGTGGCAGGGTGGCAATCTACTATGGGACTACGGACTTTAATTTTTCAAATGTAACCGCTACCGGTGGTACACTAGCAGGTTCAGGGGTGAATGGTGCAAATGGGACCACCTACATCGTTGATCAAACAAACAATGATTTATATGTTACGTCCGGACTTGGACTTGCAAATGGGGCAACTTATTCTTTTAGAGACATTATTGTAAGCAGTGGCGCCCTTATCACTGATGATGTTGGTGCTACAACGGCCACGATCGCGGCCACGCGCAATATTTCTTTCACTTCCTCGACTATTACAATTGATAGTTTGACGGCTCTCAATATGTCGGCCGGTGGGGCTATAACCTTTGCGGGGACAACAATGACGGGATGGACGCCAACAAATGGCAATTCGGGACTTACTTTTAATATTACAAGTGCGAATAGCGTTACTCTTTCAAGTTCTTCCAGTATTCAAGCCAGTTCGGTTTGGACGGCTACGACTGTTACTTTGGATAGCGGCACATCAATCAATACCAATTTCTTGGGATGTCCGGGTGGGCTAAGCAATGGATTTGGCCCAAATGCAAGTACGGGTTTTTGTGCGGTTACCACAACCGGGTATGGCAAGAATGATAAGGGTGGTGCGGCTTACGGTGGAATCGGAGGTGGAGGGAGCGGGGGAGCTTCAGCCATATATGGGGATCAAACGGCGCCAACCCTCATTGGATCCGGAGGGGATACTGATTGTGGGGTAGTACCTTATGCGGTAGGAGGAGGAAGGGTTCAAATTACTACTTCCGGTACTACAACCGTGAATGGATCCATCTCGGCTAATGGTAAAACTTATACGGGTTGCAATGGTGGTGGCGGATCGGGTGGGTCGGTTTATATAACTTCTGGGACTCTCACCGGGACAGGTTCAATTTCAACCACTGGAGGAAACGGTTATGGCGATGGCGGTGGAGCCGGAGGGGGTAGAGTCGCAATCTACTATGGAACTACGGATTTTAATTTTTCAAATGCAACCGCCACGGGTGGTACAAAAGTAGGTTCAGGGGTGAATGGTGCAAATGGAACGGTCTATACTATACAAACAGTTTCACTTTCCTCAATTGCAATTACCGATAATAGTGGATATACCAACGATTCCACTCCTGCTATTGCAATCACAAAATCCGGGGCCACTCCAACCCACATTGCTTTTTCGTGCAATGCAGGTTCAAACTGGTCCGATTGGATAGCCTATCCTGATGATGATGTTGTGAACGATGATGATGGTCCTGTCTTTGACATCACTAATGGTGCAACAGGTTGTTCAGCCACCAACGAACTTAAAACAATTTCCGCAAAAATAAAAAACGATACCAGTACTTCATCGACTGTTTCAGATACAACAACCTATGACACCGTCGCCCCAACCGTTTCCAATGTCACGGCAACCAATGCAAACGGCACCTATGGAGTTGATACGGTGATTCTTGCTACGGTCCAATTTGACAATAGTATGGTTGTCACTGGCATGCCTCAACTTCAATTGGATTTTAATGGAACAGATCGTCAAGCCAACTACAGCACGGTTTCAACGGATACACTTTCCTTCACTTACACAATCGTAAATGGAGATAATAAAACGGATCTTGATTATACGGGAACCGGTGCACTTACGTTTAATAGCGGAACCATTAAGGATCTTGCAGGGAATACGGCTACTTTAACGCTTCCCACTCCGGGAGCCGCAAGTTCACTCGGTGCAAATAAAGACATCAACATTAGTACCAACCAAACCCCAACTGCTGCGTCAGCAACCGGCACCAAGCTTACAAACGGGAGCGGAAATGTAACAGTTTCTTTTATCGCAGACGATCCGGATGATGACGATACCCTTCAAGCACTGGTGGAATACAATGTGGGTGCAGGATGGCAAAAAGCTACGCTTTCCGAGATCGGAGGGAATATAACGGCTACTTATGGCACGGTTAATGTGGAAAATGACAATGCCTATCAAGTTGGAAATGCGAGCGGTTATATTACTTCGTCTTCCGGTGCGAACACCATTTCCGTGATTTGGAATTCGAAAACCGATGTTCCAACAGCCAGCACAGCCTCGGTCCAAATTCGCGTTACACCCTACGATGGAATAGAGGCGGGGAGTGCGGTTTCTTCTTCGACTTTTATTGTCGATAATGTCAGCCCGACGAGTTTATCGACTTTTGCGGTTCCGGGTTCCACCTTGAATTCCATCAGTTTGAGTTGGATTTCCGCCACAGATACGTATTTTAATCATTACGAAATTTGGTATGGCACGAATTCATTGGACGTAGATAACCGTACGGGCACCGCGCTCGAATGGGATAATTCGGATGACGGCGCGCTTACCACCGCGACCACAACCGGGACCACGATCACCGCCGGGATTTCCGAGGATCTCACATATTATCTTAAGATTTGGGCGATTGATAATTACGGGAATGAAATAACGCTTGCGGCAATTTCCCGAAGCACGAATACGACCCCGCGGAGTTTGGCGAATTTTATCGCATCAGCAACGACTTCTTCAACCATTACCTGGACATGGACCTCTGCGGTGGATGCTAATTTCAATCATTATGAAATTTGGTATGGAACGAATTCCGATGATGTAATCGGGCGCACGGGTACGGCGGTTGAGTGGGATGCGGATAATGATGCAACTTTAACTACGGCCACGACAGCGACAACAACAATCACAGGACTGAGCGAAGACACGACCTATTATGCCAAGATTTTTGCCATCGATAATAACAGCAATGAAGCGACGCTTTCCGTATCAACGGGGAATAATAACGGGAAACCGACTTTGAGCGGAGTCTCTTTGGTTCAGCTCACCGATGGCACGGGCGATGTCACGGTTTCATTCACTGCGAATGATCTTGATTGGAATAATGTCAGCGCCTTGGTTGAATATAATGTGGGTTCAGGCTGGCAAAAAGCGACCCTCTCCGAAGAGGGGAGCGACGTCACCGCCACTTACGGCACACCCGCCGTGGAAAATGACAACACGTATCAGGTTGGAAACGCAGGAGGTTATATTGTGACAGGTTCCGGAGCGAATACGGTTACTGTGGTTTGGTTGTCCGGCACGGATGTTTCCACAACGAATACGGCAACGGCGCAGGTTCGAATAACTCCTTATGACACGATTGAGCCCGGAGCCATGGTGGCATCGGATAATTCTACGATCGATAACGTCGACCCCGTAGGGCTTGCCACATTTGAGCGCACCGGGACCACTTTTTCCACCCTTGTTTTGAGTTGGACTGCGATTACGTCCGAGTTTGGGTTCAATCATTACGAAATTTGGTATGGAACAAATGCCGATGATGTAATCGGGCGCACCGGCACAGCGTTCGAGTGGGATCAAACGGATGATGCGAATTTGTCTACCATGGCCACGGTCGGGACGACCCTTACGGGCTTGAGTGAAAGCACGACGTATTATGTGAAAATTTTTGCACTTGATAACATGGGAAATGAGATGACCCTTGATTCGTTAACCACGTTCACCAACACGCGCCCCGTTGTTTCCTCGGCAAGTGCGATGGAAACCACGGATGGAAGTGGAGAGGTGACTTTAACGATTATCGGGAGTGATGCAAATAGTGAAGACCTCGAGTACTTGGTTGAATACAACACGGGTGCAGGTTGGGAAAAAGCGACGCTCAGTGAAATGACGGAAGATACGATTGTTGAATATGGAGTTTCTCCGATGGTTGAAAATGACAATGCGCGCCAAGTGGGGACGGATGGATCTCCTATTCCCGGGAATGCGGGGCCGAACACTCTCACCGTGATTTGGCTGGCCGGGACGGATGAACCGGATGTTGAAATTGCGAATGTTCAGTTTCGTGTAACTCCTTATGATGGGAATGAAAATGGAGGAGCCACCACGTCCGAAGCGTTTGCTTTGGACACGTATGATCCTCAGAATTTAACCATGTTTGTTGTGGGGTCTTTTACCGGCACCACGGTGACTTGGACATGGTCTGCGGTGACGGATACGAATTTTAATCATTATGAAATTTGGTACAGTTCCACTCAGTCGGATGCGGAAAATCGCAGTGGAACCGCGATGGAATGGGATTCGGTTGATGATGTCACTTTGGCCTCGGCGGAAACCGCCACTACGACCATCACGGGTCTTGTTGCCAATGATACGTATTATTTTAAACTTTTTTCACTCGATGATTTCGGAAATGAATCCGCTTCCGTTACGCGAAGCAATACCATGAATTCCGCTCCTTCGGTTTCAACGACTACCGCTACTTTTCCCACCACAGGCACCGGAGAAGTGACGATTTCGACGACATTGAGTGATGCGGAAGCGAACAATGTACAACTTTTAGTGGAATACAATATCGGTTCGGGTTGGGAAAAAGCCACGCTTTCCACCGAGGCCGGTGATCTTACGAACACAAGAGGGACTGTGCCGACGCTTGCCAATACCGATCCTCGACAACTCAGCGGGATCAGCACCACGGGGGGCAGTAATGTTTTAACCTTTGTTTGGCTTTCTAAAATCGATGAACCTTCTGCCGATACTTCCACGGCTCAAATTCGTGTGACCCCTTACGACGGTTCCATGGAAGGGAGTGCGATGGCTTCTTCCGAATTTATTATCGACAACGCTGCGCCGAGCGGATTGTGGGGATTGATGTTGGATGGTACCGGAGATAGAATCGATGTTACTTGGGTTTCGGTTTTGGATTCCCATTTTTCCATGTATGAAATTCAATATTCCAGTAATGGAGGGGCTTACACGGTGTTCAATGCGGTGCAAGATGCAACGCTTGCAACGGCGGAAACGTCTTCGGTGTGGATTTCCACATTAACCACAAGCTCTGGGAATTCGTACAATGTTAATCTTTATGCGCTTGATACCTACGGGAATCGTTCAGGGCCTTTATCCGGCACTCTGAATATAGGAGGCAGCGGAACTACCACCGGGCCCGGAGGCGGTAGCAATGGGGGAGGCGGTCATTCAAGCTCTCATACCGAGACGATAGAAACGGTCGTCGATATTATTCCGGAAATAGAGGTGCCGCAGGAAGAAGAAACAATTCCTCCCGAAGATACTGCCCCTGAAAATGTTGAAATTACAGGCTCGAATCCTTCCACTTCTTTGAATGAAATTGTGGACAATTTGGGAACCATTATTCCCGAGGATTTGACGTGGGCGGAAAGTACTTTGAAGAATTTCGGAGAGATGGATTTGATCCAAACGATTTACAGCTCTTCGGACCCTTTGCAGCTTTTGATTTTTAATTTTTTCTTTCAACCGTTTGGCGGATTGAGTCGTATGGAGGTTTTGCAACTCTCGATGCTTACATTTATGGGAGAAGATTTAGGGCAAGAACTTCAAATTTCCATGGTGTCCGGGATTTCGATTTTCTCGGATGCCGAACAAAATTTAACCGATATTCCCTATCTTAATATTGCGTTTGAGCATGGCGTGATTTCCGGATATCCGGACAAGACCTTTCGGCCCACTCAAGAAGCCACTCGGGCCGAGGCGCTGAAAATGTTGCTCCTTTCGTCAGGAGTTCGGATCGTGATCGATTCCTCTCAGGGCTTGTTGGCGCAGTTTAACCTTGAGAAAAATCCGTTTTCGGACATGTCTTTGAATGATTGGTATGCCCCGTATGTTTTGTATGCCTACAAAAAAGGCATTATTAACGGGTATGGCGATGGCACTTTTAAAGGGAATCAGATGATTTCTCGTGCTGAATTTTCTAAAATTTTAACCAATTTATATGAACAAGCGGTTAATACTCATGCCACGGCAAAAGTGAGAGTTCCGAGAATTGTTATACCAATGCTCAATTAG
- the aroC gene encoding chorismate synthase encodes MPGNTFGQLFRLTTFGESHGKAIGGVIDGCPAGISLSEKDIQPDLNRRCPGQSDLTTLRQEPDRIEILSGVFEGKTTGTPIGLLIHNQDAHSQDYEALKNFYRPGHADETYDLKYGFRDHRGGGRASARETAMRVAGAAIAKKMFRHLKLRTQVIGHTQQIGKWSVEKPDFSVIEKNPVRAANLRIAKKMEEEIRRLQAQGDSIGALIELVILNCPIGLGEPVFDKLKADFAKALLSINAVTGFEYGPGFTTPMLKGTQNNKMDYGLYGGISNGRPITLRIALKPTSSIQLEKQVKGTAKGRHDPCLAPRAISIAEAMIWLVLADHYLRQRSTQVK; translated from the coding sequence ATGCCCGGAAATACTTTTGGCCAACTTTTTCGCCTCACCACCTTCGGAGAATCACATGGAAAAGCCATCGGAGGAGTCATCGACGGCTGCCCTGCCGGAATTTCATTGAGTGAAAAAGACATCCAACCCGACCTTAACCGCCGTTGTCCCGGACAAAGCGATCTCACCACCCTCCGTCAAGAACCGGACCGAATTGAGATTCTTTCCGGCGTTTTTGAAGGAAAAACCACAGGAACCCCCATCGGCCTTCTCATTCACAACCAAGACGCGCATTCTCAAGATTATGAAGCGTTAAAAAACTTTTATCGCCCGGGACACGCGGACGAAACGTATGATCTCAAATATGGATTTCGAGATCACCGAGGCGGCGGACGGGCCTCAGCTCGAGAAACCGCCATGCGCGTTGCCGGCGCTGCGATTGCAAAAAAAATGTTCCGTCATTTAAAACTGCGCACTCAAGTCATTGGCCACACCCAACAAATAGGCAAATGGAGCGTTGAAAAACCCGACTTTTCCGTGATTGAAAAAAATCCGGTCCGCGCCGCCAATCTCCGCATTGCAAAAAAAATGGAAGAAGAAATTCGACGACTCCAAGCCCAAGGCGATTCCATTGGCGCCTTGATTGAACTCGTGATTTTAAATTGCCCCATCGGCCTGGGCGAACCTGTTTTCGACAAACTCAAAGCGGATTTTGCCAAAGCCCTACTTTCCATCAACGCGGTGACCGGATTTGAATATGGCCCGGGATTTACGACTCCAATGCTTAAAGGAACACAAAATAATAAAATGGATTACGGTCTTTATGGCGGCATTTCCAATGGCCGACCCATCACGTTGCGCATTGCACTCAAACCCACCTCCTCCATTCAACTGGAAAAACAAGTCAAAGGCACAGCCAAAGGCCGTCACGATCCCTGCCTCGCTCCTCGCGCCATTTCCATCGCAGAAGCCATGATTTGGCTGGTGCTGGCGGATCATTATTTGAGACAAAGGTCGACTCAAGTAAAATAA
- a CDS encoding ABC transporter substrate-binding protein, producing MNFSLKKSSIVLCFCLFSTLLFTGCASQKEIKIGALTSLTGENASAGIEFQRIVNLAITNINKTWVEKEKTLSVQWEDGECNTEAANTAVLKLIEQDQLKLILDGPCQDTTALWPQETDMDIDDNDDIYFLIFSQTQAPNIKDLPSNHLYFDLPQTITEGDFTLRLQNAYREIYGQEIQDLPAAAHIYTEICRLSMALDSEGMNPKKIIEILPEISINNDILPF from the coding sequence ATGAACTTTTCATTAAAAAAATCATCCATCGTTCTTTGTTTTTGCCTATTTTCCACTCTTCTCTTCACCGGCTGCGCTTCTCAAAAAGAAATCAAAATCGGCGCGCTCACCTCTCTCACCGGAGAAAACGCCTCTGCCGGAATTGAATTTCAACGCATCGTGAATCTCGCCATCACCAATATCAACAAAACATGGGTTGAAAAAGAAAAAACGCTTTCCGTTCAATGGGAAGACGGAGAATGCAACACCGAAGCCGCGAACACCGCGGTTTTAAAACTTATTGAGCAAGATCAATTGAAACTGATTTTAGACGGTCCGTGCCAAGACACCACCGCTTTATGGCCGCAAGAAACGGATATGGACATTGATGATAACGATGACATTTATTTTTTGATTTTCAGTCAAACCCAAGCACCCAACATCAAAGATCTCCCCTCAAATCATCTCTATTTTGATCTTCCCCAAACAATCACCGAAGGCGACTTTACTTTGCGCCTTCAAAACGCCTACCGAGAAATTTATGGCCAAGAAATCCAAGACCTCCCGGCCGCAGCCCACATTTACACGGAAATTTGTCGTCTTTCCATGGCCCTCGACTCCGAAGGCATGAACCCTAAAAAAATCATTGAAATTCTCCCTGAAATTTCCATCAATAATGACATCCTCCCTTTCTAA
- the tgt gene encoding tRNA guanosine(34) transglycosylase Tgt, whose product MFNFKLKKQEGHARTGTYTTPHGSFHTPAFMACGTKGSVKTLEMRDIKDLNAEIILSNTYHLALRPGADAIAKAGGLHQWMNWNKPLLTDSGGFQVFSLSKTRKIDADGVKFKSPINGDTHYFTPESVMKIEEKLGADIIMAFDECAPGDSDKAYAKQAMLRTHDWALRCKKEHEKLQKKRAQKGKPPQALFPIVQGVIYDDLRIESTKFMAALNLPGIAIGGLSVGESKKDMYRTLDVIHPHLPANKIRYLMGVGSPEDLIEGIYRGIDLFDCVLPTRLARHGAFWTHSGRHNIKNKKFDQAKGTLEKNCTCSTCKTTSIGYIRHLFIEGEITALRLLTIHNLHFLYELLRTARNHIEKNTFEGFRKKFLREFKVK is encoded by the coding sequence ATGTTCAACTTCAAACTTAAAAAACAGGAAGGCCACGCCCGCACCGGGACCTACACCACACCCCACGGATCTTTTCACACCCCGGCATTCATGGCGTGCGGCACCAAAGGCTCGGTCAAAACCCTCGAGATGCGCGACATCAAGGATTTAAACGCTGAAATCATCCTTTCCAACACCTACCACCTTGCGCTCCGCCCCGGGGCGGATGCAATTGCCAAAGCCGGCGGATTGCACCAATGGATGAACTGGAATAAACCGCTTCTCACCGATTCCGGCGGATTTCAAGTTTTTTCCTTAAGCAAAACCCGAAAAATCGATGCAGACGGCGTTAAATTCAAATCTCCAATCAATGGTGACACACACTATTTTACTCCTGAAAGTGTGATGAAAATTGAAGAAAAACTCGGAGCCGACATTATTATGGCGTTCGACGAATGCGCGCCCGGCGACAGCGACAAAGCCTATGCCAAACAAGCCATGCTCCGCACTCACGATTGGGCCCTGCGTTGCAAAAAAGAACACGAAAAACTTCAAAAAAAACGCGCACAAAAAGGAAAACCGCCTCAAGCGCTTTTCCCCATTGTTCAAGGAGTGATTTACGACGATCTCCGCATCGAATCCACTAAATTCATGGCAGCCCTCAACCTCCCGGGCATTGCCATCGGAGGCCTCAGCGTTGGAGAAAGTAAAAAAGACATGTACCGCACCCTCGACGTGATTCACCCCCACCTCCCGGCCAACAAAATCCGTTACCTCATGGGCGTGGGCAGTCCCGAAGATCTGATTGAAGGCATTTATCGCGGCATTGATTTATTCGATTGCGTGCTCCCCACTCGCCTCGCCCGCCACGGCGCATTTTGGACCCATTCCGGCAGACACAACATCAAGAACAAAAAATTTGATCAAGCCAAGGGCACATTGGAAAAAAATTGCACATGTTCCACCTGTAAAACAACCTCGATCGGCTACATTCGCCACCTCTTCATCGAAGGCGAAATCACGGCACTTCGTTTACTCACGATTCATAATTTACACTTTTTATACGAGCTCCTGCGCACTGCCCGAAACCACATCGAAAAAAACACATTTGAAGGCTTCCGCAAAAAATTCCTGAGAGAATTCAAAGTCAAATAA
- the ruvA gene encoding Holliday junction branch migration protein RuvA — protein sequence MIAYLSGLIRAKADRHLVLDVNGVGYKIFATTGLVEKTELNSPLSLLIHTVVREEEISLYGFETQDELNLFELLISVNGVGPKTALEIFSWPTEKVQAAILSSNTAALTQIKGIGKKTAERIVLELKEKVQFKGGPDELSSLATSKDSDLPTDVEDALLSLGYRRQDMIRVFRSLKTPLESHEAMIKYFLKNV from the coding sequence ATGATCGCTTACCTCTCCGGACTCATTCGCGCCAAAGCTGACAGACACCTCGTGTTGGATGTGAATGGAGTGGGATACAAAATTTTTGCCACCACAGGTTTGGTTGAAAAAACAGAACTCAACAGTCCCCTCAGCCTCCTCATTCATACCGTGGTGCGCGAAGAAGAAATCAGTTTGTATGGATTTGAAACTCAAGACGAACTAAACCTGTTCGAGCTTCTCATTTCCGTGAACGGCGTAGGCCCCAAAACCGCACTCGAAATTTTTTCCTGGCCCACAGAAAAAGTCCAAGCCGCCATCTTATCCTCCAACACCGCAGCGCTCACTCAAATCAAAGGCATTGGCAAAAAAACCGCAGAACGCATCGTGCTCGAACTCAAAGAAAAAGTTCAATTCAAAGGTGGGCCCGACGAGCTTTCCTCTCTTGCAACCTCCAAAGACTCCGATCTCCCGACTGACGTTGAAGATGCTTTATTGAGTCTCGGTTATCGCCGCCAAGATATGATTCGCGTATTCCGCAGTCTCAAAACCCCACTCGAAAGTCACGAAGCCATGATCAAGTACTTTTTGAAAAACGTTTAA